The following proteins come from a genomic window of Metarhizium brunneum chromosome 2, complete sequence:
- the CLCN3_0 gene encoding H(+)/Cl(-) exchange transporter 3 has translation MANASNEQHNNTEPHLSETTPLLHASRGRDVESLRSSRNLNHHLALHSTYDGDDTPYRDYATIDWLHDLVKDNTRHGIRDAKVRRVNTTWVRIAKAWDSASGWVAAFLVGLITACVAFVVDVSVETVADWKDGYCTSNIWQNRRACCAAHGDCTAWKPWSQSFPSAYLIYVAFALLFGVIAAGVTTTTKMRLPPVVDLNVADANDKNGSQDTSPIDRPQGKMMYMAAGSGIPEIKTILCGFVIPHYLTFKVLAVKAIGATFAVATGMCLGKEGPFVHISTCVGYLVAKHIPKYAQNQRKMREMLSVACSAGLSVAFGAPIGGVLFSYEEISTYFPRRVLWRSFLCSLVAAATLKALDPTGTGKLVLFETKYGVDYDVVHYFVFIFLGICGGVFGGVFCSTNFLWSKTFRKQPWIKNSPVIEVCIVVFITAILQYPNPLIRETGDIIMERLLVDCNDIKEDWICEQEAKMHGKGLYYAWLISGTFIKLTLTIITFGCKVPSGIIIPALDAGALFGRMVGQLVPDISPGIFAMVGSAAFLAGVSRMTVSLAVIMFELTGEVNFIPPFMVAILTAKWVADSISADGVYDLSQHVMGHPFLDSEQAVVKLRALKDGEESPDLDVLIPPKRVMEQIILPTEPNNQIMISDLRAKLNGLLSGGMFDIGLIIVNEQGICIGYIPESSIAPVLHLIGQQELEGNDLISFADDNFERLVDRSSLNISTRAPLEYAVEMFGNLGLSHLVVVDEDTAKAVGVIGKKRLLSFLGHLE, from the coding sequence atggccaacgccAGTAATGAGCAGCATAACAACACGGAACCCCATCTGTCAGAGACAACGCCGCTCCTCCATGCGAGTCGTGGCCGCGATGTAGAGTCACTACGCTCCTCTCGTAACCTCAACCACCATCTAGCCCTACACTCAACCTACGACGGTGACGACACACCCTACAGGGACTATGCCACTATTGACTGGCTTCATGACTTGGTCAAAGACAACACGCGCCACGGCATACGAGACGCCAAAGTTCGACGCGTAAATACAACTTGGGTGCGAATAGCCAAAGCTTGGGATTCAGCATCCGGTTGGGTGGCAGccttcctcgtcggcctcatAACCGCCTGTGTTGCCTTTGTCGTCGATGTCAGCGTCGAGACCGTCGCAGATTGGAAAGACGGCTATTGCACTTCAAACATTTGGCAGAATCGGCGAGCCTGTTGCGCTGCCCATGGAGACTGCACGGCTTGGAAACCGTGGTCACAAAGCTTCCCTTCGGCATATCTGATATATGTCGCATTTGCCCTGCTATTCGGTGTCATTGCGGCCGGCgtcacaacaacaacaaagatGCGCTTGCCCCCGGTCGTGGACCTGAATGTTGCTGACGCCAATGACAAGAACGGTAGCCAGGACACATCACCGATCGACAGGCCACAGGGCAAGATGATGTACATGGCCGCCGGTAGCGGAATACCCGAGATCAAGACAATACTCTGTGGCTTCGTCATCCCGCACTACCTTACGTTTAAAGTgctcgccgtcaaggccatcggTGCAACCTTTGCGGTGGCTACTGGAATGTGTCTGGGCAAGGAGGGTCCCTTTGTTCACATCTCAACATGCGTAGGATACCTGGTTGCGAAGCATATACCCAAGTATGCACAAAATCAGCGCAAGATGAGAGAAATGCTCAGCGTGGCTTGTTCCGCCGGCCTGTCTGTCGCCTTTGGTGCCCCCATTGGCGGTGTTCTTTTCAGTTACGAAGAAATAAGCACCTACTTCCCACGGCGTGTGCTTTGGAGGTCATTCCTGTGCTCTCTCGTGGCTGCCGCCACACTCAAAGCTCTGGATCCTACGGGGACTGGAAAACTGGTGCTATTTGAAACCAAATACGGCGTCGATTACGATGTCGTCCACTACTTTGTCTTCATTTTTCTGGGCATCTGTGGTGGAGTATTCGGTGGCGTCTTCTGCAGCACGAATTTTTTGTGGTCCAAGACATTTCGAAAGCAGCCCTGGATCAAGAACAGCCCGGTTATAGAAGTCTGtatcgtcgtcttcatcacggCTATTTTACAGTATCCCAACCCTCTCATCCGTGAGACGGGGGACATCATCATGGAACGTTTATTGGTTGACTGCAACGACATCAAGGAAGATTGGATTTGCgaacaagaagcaaagaTGCATGGAAAAGGCTTATACTACGCATGGCTCATTTCGGGTACATTTATCAAACTCACATTAACAATTATTACCTTTGGCTGCAAAGTACCATCTGGCATCATTATCCCTGCGCTGGATGCTGGCGCGCTATTCGGCAGAATGGTTGGCCAGCTCGTCCCTGACATCTCACCTGGAATCTTCGCCATGGTTGGGTCGGCTGCATTTCTTGCCGGCGTCAGCAGAATGACTGTGAGTTTGGCCGTCATCATGTTTGAACTCACAGGTGAAGTCAACTTCATTCCACCTTTTATGGTCGCCATTCTCACGGCAAAATGGGTTGCAGACTCTATCAGTGCAGACGGGGTTTACGATTTGTCTCAGCACGTCATGGGCCACCCGTTTCTAGATTCGGAGCAAGCTGTTGTCAAATTGAGAGCTTTAAAAGATGGTGAAGAATCTCCGGACTTGGATGTCTTGATACCTCCCAAAAGAGTCATGGAGCAAATTATTCTACCCACGGAGCCCAACAACCAGATCATGATATCCGACCTTCGGGCGAAACTGAACGGTCTGTTGTCCGGAGGAATGTTTGACATTGGGTTGATCATTGTAAACGAGCAGGGGATCTGCATCGGCTATATTCCAGAAAGCAGCATTGCCCCTGTGTTGCATTTAATCGGACAACAGGAGCTGGAAGGAAACGATTTAATCAGTTTCGCAGACGACAACTTCGAGCGATTAGTAGACCGCAGTTCCTTGAACATTTCAACAAGGGCGCCTCTAGAGTATGCGGTAGAAATGTTTGGCAACTTGGGCCTGAGCCACTTGGTAGTTGTCGATGAAGACACGGCCAAGGCGGTCGGAGTGATTGGAAAGAAGCGTCTTTTGAGTTTCCTTGGCCACCTGGAGTAG